Proteins encoded together in one Streptomyces sp. NBC_01216 window:
- a CDS encoding rhodanese-like domain-containing protein, with protein MTTTAQANAVLRTPPAPPAVAVAYFAAGLAFHADVSDVAAALADADDPGFVVLDSRSTASWDQGHVPGAIHLPTALIAERAEQLLDKSVPVVTYCWGPGCNGATRAALALAELGYQVKEMLGGFEYWVREGFAYETWEGPERRGADPLTAPADAGDCGC; from the coding sequence ATGACGACAACAGCGCAGGCCAACGCCGTACTTCGCACCCCGCCCGCCCCGCCCGCCGTCGCGGTCGCGTACTTCGCCGCCGGTCTCGCCTTCCACGCCGACGTGTCCGACGTCGCTGCCGCCCTGGCCGACGCCGACGACCCCGGGTTCGTGGTGCTGGACTCGCGCTCCACCGCCTCCTGGGACCAGGGACACGTTCCCGGCGCGATCCACCTGCCCACGGCACTGATCGCCGAGCGGGCGGAGCAGCTGCTGGACAAGTCCGTGCCGGTGGTCACGTACTGCTGGGGCCCCGGCTGCAACGGCGCCACCCGCGCCGCGCTCGCTCTGGCCGAGCTGGGCTACCAGGTCAAGGAGATGCTCGGAGGCTTCGAGTACTGGGTGCGCGAGGGCTTCGCGTACGAGACGTGGGAAGGTCCCGAGCGGAGGGGCGCGGACCCCCTGACCGCGCCGGCCGACGCCGGGGACTGCGGCTGCTGA
- a CDS encoding PP2C family protein-serine/threonine phosphatase: MGQRTAGGGSVGPSRPRGERARRFIRALPPLIIVGGVLFDLATPAGYTASPMFSAAPLTAAPFFSPLTTLLTGIAAVLASLGLHAYNGTSGQVPSLTETLTVVTVSGLALLINRVVRRSGERLASARVIAETVQKAVLPTPTERIGGLRIAARYEAAQADAFIGGDLFAVQDTPYGVRLVVGDVRGKGLEAVEAVAVLVGAFREAADQEATLEGVAQRLERALTREGTRRDDLDAVEGFTTAVLAEIPRGDGLVRVVNRGHPEPLLLYQDGGLRHLEPSRQALPLGMGELAAWPDHVDETPYPPGATLLFYTDGLSEARDAEGVFYEPAARLTGRIFPGPEELLDALVGDIRRYTGGGSTDDMALLAVARPAHGQPVRRLTMPVVP, translated from the coding sequence GTGGGGCAGCGAACGGCGGGTGGCGGGTCCGTCGGCCCGTCGCGTCCGCGTGGCGAGCGGGCCCGGCGGTTCATCCGTGCCCTGCCTCCGCTGATCATCGTCGGCGGGGTGCTGTTCGACCTCGCCACCCCGGCCGGCTATACCGCCTCCCCGATGTTCTCGGCCGCGCCGCTCACCGCGGCGCCCTTCTTCTCGCCTCTGACGACGCTGCTGACCGGAATCGCCGCCGTGCTCGCGAGCCTCGGTCTGCATGCGTACAACGGCACCAGCGGTCAGGTCCCGAGCCTCACCGAGACCCTCACGGTGGTCACCGTCTCCGGGCTGGCGCTGCTCATCAACCGGGTCGTGCGGCGCAGTGGCGAACGGCTCGCCTCGGCCCGGGTGATCGCCGAGACCGTCCAGAAGGCGGTGCTGCCCACGCCCACCGAGCGGATCGGCGGGCTCCGGATCGCGGCGCGCTACGAGGCCGCGCAGGCCGACGCGTTCATCGGCGGCGACCTGTTCGCCGTGCAGGACACCCCGTACGGCGTGCGGCTGGTCGTCGGTGACGTGCGGGGCAAGGGGCTGGAGGCGGTGGAGGCGGTCGCCGTGCTCGTCGGCGCGTTCCGGGAGGCGGCCGACCAGGAGGCGACGCTGGAGGGAGTGGCGCAGCGGCTGGAGCGGGCACTGACCCGCGAGGGCACACGCCGTGACGACCTGGACGCCGTGGAGGGGTTCACCACCGCGGTCCTGGCCGAGATCCCGCGTGGTGACGGGCTGGTCCGTGTGGTGAACCGGGGGCACCCGGAGCCGCTGCTGCTGTACCAGGACGGTGGTCTGCGGCATCTGGAGCCCAGCCGGCAGGCGCTGCCGCTCGGCATGGGCGAGCTGGCCGCCTGGCCGGACCACGTCGACGAGACCCCGTACCCGCCGGGGGCGACGCTGCTCTTCTACACCGACGGGCTGTCCGAGGCGCGCGATGCCGAGGGCGTCTTCTACGAGCCCGCGGCCCGGCTCACCGGGCGGATCTTTCCGGGGCCCGAGGAGCTGTTGGACGCGCTCGTCGGCGACATCCGCCGGTACACGGGAGGTGGCTCGACGGACGACATGGCCCTGCTCGCCGTGGCCCGGCCGGCGCACGGGCAGCCGGTACGGCGCCTGACGATGCCGGTGGTCCCCTGA
- the sigJ gene encoding RNA polymerase sigma factor SigJ, giving the protein MDEQDLLAERFQADRGHLRAVAYRMLGSLSEAEDAVQEAWLRLSRSDVREVRNLSGWLTTVVGRVCLDMLRSRTARREDPLEHHVPDPVVSRAEDAEGPEDEALRADSVGLALLVVLEALGPAERLAFVLHDMFAVSFEEIAPIVGRTPAATRQLASRARRRVRGAAPDGAPDATRQRRVVDAFLAASRDGDFEGLLTVLDPDVVLRADGGSLRAGASKLVRGAEAVVRQALAFARFRHSSLPVVVNGSPGVVSLQDGRPAALMAFTIDGDRIVEIHILADPARLAALPLGGPRDRHPRADGG; this is encoded by the coding sequence ATGGACGAGCAGGACCTCCTGGCCGAGCGCTTCCAGGCCGACCGCGGTCATCTCCGCGCGGTCGCCTACCGGATGCTCGGCTCGTTGAGCGAAGCCGAGGACGCGGTCCAGGAAGCGTGGCTCAGGCTCAGCCGGTCCGATGTGCGCGAGGTACGGAACCTCAGCGGCTGGCTGACGACGGTGGTCGGCCGGGTCTGCCTGGACATGCTGCGCTCGCGCACCGCACGCCGTGAGGACCCGCTGGAGCACCACGTCCCCGATCCGGTGGTGAGCCGCGCCGAGGACGCCGAGGGTCCGGAGGACGAGGCGCTGCGAGCCGACTCGGTGGGCCTGGCGTTGCTCGTGGTCCTGGAGGCGCTGGGGCCCGCCGAACGGCTCGCCTTCGTGCTGCACGACATGTTCGCGGTGTCCTTCGAGGAGATCGCACCGATCGTGGGGCGCACCCCGGCCGCCACCCGGCAGCTCGCGAGCCGCGCCCGCCGCCGCGTCCGGGGCGCGGCCCCGGACGGAGCCCCGGACGCCACGCGGCAGCGCCGGGTCGTCGACGCCTTCCTGGCGGCCTCGCGGGACGGCGACTTCGAAGGGCTGCTCACGGTCCTCGACCCGGACGTGGTCCTGCGGGCGGACGGCGGCTCGCTCCGCGCGGGTGCCTCCAAGCTGGTGCGCGGAGCGGAGGCGGTCGTCCGGCAGGCCCTCGCCTTCGCCCGCTTCCGGCACAGTTCCCTGCCGGTGGTGGTCAACGGCTCCCCCGGTGTCGTGTCCCTGCAGGACGGGCGCCCCGCGGCCCTCATGGCCTTCACGATCGACGGCGACCGGATCGTCGAGATCCACATCCTGGCGGACCCGGCCCGTCTGGCGGCTCTGCCGCTCGGCGGTCCCCGTGACCGGCACCCCCGCGCCGACGGCGGGTGA
- a CDS encoding M23 family metallopeptidase, whose translation MASNTPAPEAPFHAFGASGAAGTDPDATTSGEWNPTEESLQRQSRSGGRHRVVKQRSGFARSSTVLGVGVIAAVGAGGLATAQERPQVSIALPDLDLPDAADLPGVAALMSGDEERDATAGTGNDLHALTASVAAPVEAGAAKSEGGDAGEALRARILQQAEQQQVSADAAEKAAAEKEAAEKAAAEAAAKADAAEKAAAEAKKKAEEEAAAKAEAERLAKLAASYSLPTSSYTLTSTYGQAGSMWSSGYHTGLDFAAPTGTPVKAVHGATVMSAGWSGSYGYRIVLELADGTEVWYCHLSSMTVSVGQSVGTGDTIGRVGATGNVTGPHLHLEVHTPGGDGVDPAAWLASKGLSV comes from the coding sequence GTGGCGTCCAACACCCCTGCCCCCGAAGCCCCCTTCCATGCGTTTGGTGCCTCGGGTGCCGCCGGGACCGACCCCGACGCCACGACGTCGGGCGAGTGGAACCCCACCGAGGAATCGCTCCAGCGGCAGAGCCGGTCCGGCGGCCGTCATCGCGTGGTGAAGCAGCGCTCCGGCTTCGCCCGTTCCTCCACCGTGCTCGGCGTCGGCGTGATCGCGGCCGTCGGCGCGGGCGGCCTGGCCACCGCGCAGGAGCGCCCCCAGGTCTCCATAGCCCTCCCCGACCTCGACCTGCCGGACGCCGCCGATCTGCCCGGCGTCGCCGCGCTGATGTCCGGGGACGAGGAGCGGGACGCGACCGCGGGCACCGGCAACGACCTGCACGCGCTCACCGCCTCGGTCGCGGCGCCCGTCGAAGCCGGCGCCGCGAAGAGCGAGGGCGGTGACGCCGGCGAGGCGCTGCGCGCCCGCATCCTCCAGCAGGCCGAGCAGCAGCAGGTCTCCGCCGACGCCGCCGAGAAGGCCGCCGCGGAGAAGGAAGCGGCCGAGAAGGCCGCCGCCGAGGCGGCGGCCAAGGCCGACGCGGCGGAGAAGGCGGCGGCCGAGGCGAAGAAGAAGGCCGAGGAGGAGGCCGCGGCGAAGGCAGAGGCGGAGCGCCTGGCCAAGCTCGCGGCGAGCTACTCGCTGCCCACCTCGTCCTACACGCTGACCTCGACGTACGGCCAGGCCGGCTCGATGTGGTCCTCCGGCTATCACACCGGTCTCGACTTCGCGGCCCCCACGGGCACCCCGGTCAAGGCGGTGCACGGTGCCACGGTCATGTCGGCCGGCTGGTCGGGCTCGTACGGCTACCGGATCGTCCTGGAGCTGGCCGACGGCACGGAGGTCTGGTACTGCCACCTGTCCTCGATGACCGTCTCCGTGGGCCAGTCGGTGGGCACCGGCGACACGATCGGCCGGGTGGGCGCCACCGGCAACGTGACCGGCCCGCACCTGCACCTCGAGGTGCACACCCCGGGCGGCGACGGTGTGGACCCGGCGGCCTGGCTGGCGAGCAAGGGCCTCTCCGTCTGA
- a CDS encoding MerR family transcriptional regulator: MEWSIQEIARKAGTTSRTLRHYGELGLLEPSRIGANGYRYYDQAALVQLQRILLLRELGLSLPAIGEVLDGQRDTSAALRTHLSLLEQERERIGRQIEAVRTTLHKTEKGEELMAEEVFDGFDHTRYEEEVTERWGADAYRAGDRWWRSLSASEQQAFMDRQAGIARDFGQAARAGLEAGSDEVQAIAQRQFAWLSVTTSPTKEYVIGLGRMYVEDPRFAATYDRHGEGTALLVRDAMTVYAERNL, encoded by the coding sequence ATGGAGTGGTCGATCCAAGAGATCGCCAGGAAGGCAGGCACCACCAGCCGCACGCTCCGCCACTACGGCGAGCTCGGACTGCTGGAGCCCAGCCGGATCGGCGCCAACGGTTACCGGTACTACGACCAGGCGGCGCTCGTGCAGCTCCAGCGCATCCTGCTGCTGCGCGAGCTGGGGCTCTCGCTGCCCGCGATCGGCGAGGTCCTGGACGGGCAGCGGGACACGTCCGCCGCCCTGCGCACCCATCTCTCCCTGCTGGAACAGGAACGGGAACGCATCGGGCGGCAGATCGAGGCCGTCCGGACCACTCTCCACAAGACCGAGAAAGGAGAAGAGCTCATGGCCGAGGAAGTATTCGACGGGTTCGACCACACGCGGTACGAGGAGGAGGTCACCGAACGATGGGGCGCCGACGCCTACCGCGCGGGCGACCGCTGGTGGCGTTCGCTCAGTGCCTCGGAGCAGCAGGCGTTCATGGACCGGCAGGCCGGCATCGCCCGCGACTTCGGGCAGGCCGCGCGCGCCGGTCTCGAGGCCGGCAGCGACGAGGTGCAGGCCATCGCCCAGCGCCAGTTCGCCTGGCTGTCGGTCACCACGTCGCCGACGAAGGAGTACGTGATCGGGCTCGGCCGCATGTACGTCGAGGACCCGCGCTTCGCCGCCACCTACGACCGGCACGGCGAGGGTACGGCGCTGCTGGTCCGGGACGCGATGACCGTCTACGCGGAGCGGAACCTGTAG